The Xiphophorus hellerii strain 12219 chromosome 22, Xiphophorus_hellerii-4.1, whole genome shotgun sequence genome has a window encoding:
- the rtkn2 gene encoding rhotekin-2, with amino-acid sequence MEDKRDFQTSRRHGSSKSVLSAGSAMAMEIKRKKMRESFFFLQKESTNIEEKVQFETRMREGAYKLLLACSKREQVLNASKNLLTCNARIKAYLAQLQREEGERDRVGAERRLAEGRSPCPGTVAVTGLRFPLIWRDSDHFSNRGSSRRVAVFCLMQIGSEVFDTEMVVADRSVTDICFEGLTVFKDVVPQFELKVELWSCSMEEELTLPNTPKKLAKKLRNSFGRSSGKKLCSLLDTPDPDTFLLDNPIPLGAKYSLLACTTLGLPDADSSFQSHSLIVYQGAEWSSWLPLYGNLCCRLVAQPACMTQSAMSGYLSQKQSVQGVNRCCNLYCLLSAGFLSCYFTPEEIDAKVQPTLNVPINNETRICVLDKQSGDRKSKSLSIINPSPEGSQSVVFTADTREELEEWIDCLNQHLYDQSQWLHCCDRLMKIEVASPRKPSLFLAKQADSVYNDLSINSPNKFESITDIIHSKIEETDGRFLIGQEEEREAPNWSSLFDGSHSVVVEKSLLSQSRTSTPCSSPSTGSTPLGNKKRRAPPPPSDVKPFANPTRLDRPPLPPSLLHRPLPSNQEKENTGACASRPAVRSKTGRPSLDVKFSAIIQQLQRNNAGGAAAPSRKNAPLAVLDVQPQGPPQPLDVKPLQQFDIQNHSVQMPEDAADDVFVRAYSGPGPGPGSGPIPAPRSKLRKSLREKMNLKAL; translated from the exons atggaggacaaGCGGGATTTTCAAACGTCCAGACGACACGGCAGCTCCAAATCGGTGTTATCTGCTGGTTCTGCCATGGCCATGGAGATTAAGCGAAAGAAAATGCGTGAAAGCTTTTTCTTCCTACAAAAAGAG AGTACAAACATAGAAGAGAAGGTTCAGTTTGAGACGAGAATGCGCGAGGGGGCgtacaagctgctgctggcttgCAGTAAAAGGGAGCAAGTCCTCAACGCTTCCAAGAACCTGCTGACCTGCAACGCCAGGATCAAGGCCTACCTCGCCCAGCTGCAGCGGGAAGAAGGGGAGCGGGACAGGGTGGGAGCAGAAAGAAG ACTCGCAGAGGGTCGTTCACCATGTCCTGGGACGGTTGCAGTTACTG gCCTGCGTTTTCCTTTGATTTGGAGGGATTCAGACCATTTTAGTAATAGAGGAA GCTCCCGTCGGGTGGCGGTGTTCTGCCTGATGCAGATTGGCTCTGAGGTGTTTGACACTGAAATGGTCGTGGCAGACAGATCTGTCACTGACATCTGCTTTGAGGGACTCACTgtctt CAAAGATGTAGTTCCCCAGTTTGAACTGAAGGTGGAGCTGTGGAGCTGTTCCATGGAGGAAGAGCTCACTTTACCAAACACACCAAAGAAACTTGCAAAGAAGCTGCGTAACTCCTTTGGAAGGAGCTCTGGAAAGAAGCTCTGCTCCCTGCTGGACACTCCAGATCCTGACACCTTCCTGCTGGACAACCCAATACCTTT GGGAGCCAAATACAGCCTGCTGGCCTGCACAACACTCGGTCTGCCTGATGCTGATAGCAGCTTTCAGTCTCACTCCCTCATTGTCTACCAAGGCG CCGAGTGGTCATCCTGGCTTCCTCTGTACGGCAACCTGTGCTGCCGCTTAGTGGCGCAGCCGGCCTGCATGACGCAGAGCGCCATGAGCGGCTATCTGAGTCAGAAG CAAAGTGTGCAGGGGGTGAACCGCTGCTGCAATCTCTACTGTCTGCTGAGCGCCGGCTTTTTGTCCTGTTACTTCACCCCTGAAGAAATCGATGCTAAAGTGCAGCCCACTCTTAATGTGCCAATCAATAAT GAGACCCGCATTTGTGTGCTGGACAAACAGTCAGGCGACCGCAAATCCAAGAGTTTGTCCATCATCAACCCTTCGCCCGAGGGATCTCAGAGTGTCGTGTTCACAGCAGACACcagggaggagctggaggaatGGATCGACTGCCTGAACCAACACCTCTACGACCAGA GCCAGTGGCTCCACTGCTGCGACCGCCTAATGAAAATTGAGGTCGCATCACCACGGAAACCATCGCTTTTCCTCGCCAAGCAGGCCGACTCTGTTTACAACGACCTCA GTATAAATTCACCCAACAAGTTTGAGAGCATCACAGACATAATCCACAGTAAAATCGAAGAGACAGATGGCCGCTTTCTGATTGGgcaagaggaggagagggaggccCCTAACTGGTCCTCTCTGTTCGATGGGTCCCACTCGGTGGTGGTGGAGAAGAGTCTTCTGTCCCAGAGCAGAACCTCCACCCCCTGTTCAAGCCCCAGCACCGGCTCCACGCCCCTGGGCAACAAAAAGCGCCGCGCTCCGCCCCCTCCTTCTGACGTGAAGCCCTTCGCTAACCCCACCCGTCTGGACAGACCCCCTCTGCCCCCCTCTCTGCTTCATCGTCCTCTTCCTTCGAACCAGGAGAAGGAGAACACCGGCGCGTGCGCTTCCCGCCCAGCCGTCAGGTCCAAAACAGGCCGGCCTTCGCTGGATGTCAAGTTCTCCGCCATCATCCAGCAGCTCCAGCGGAACAACGCCGGGGGCGCGGCGGCTCCAAGCCGGAAGAACGCCCCACTGGCCGTCCTCGACGTGCAGCCGCAGGGTCCGCCTCAGCCTCTGGATGTCAAACCGCTCCAGCAGTTTGACATCCAGAACCACAGTGTCCAGATGCCTGAGGATGCAGCTGATGATGTGTTTGTCAGAGCCTACAGTGGTCCCGGTCCTGGTCCCGGTTCCGGGCCCATTCCTGCACCACGCAGCAAACTGAGGAAGTCGCTCAGAGAGAAGATGAATCTCAAAGCTTTGTGA